The Geothrix sp. DNA segment GCAGCCGGAGCACCCTCGCCTTCCGTCTGGCGGAGGCCGAAGCTGCGCTGGCCGGACTGAAGCCCCATGAGACTGCAGGGCGCCTGCGGGCCTCCCTCGAGGAGCTGGACCGCGACCTGCGGGCCGCGGCCTCGGGCCAGGATCCGGTGGCCAGCCGGACCGGCATCCAGCGCCGGGCCTACCGCTCGGCTCTGGACGGCACGCTTCAGCCCTACACCGTGCGGATCCCCCAAGGCTTGAAGCCGGGCCTCCGGGTGCCGCTGCTGGTCTACCTCCACGGTAGCGGTGACGACGACCGGGGGATGCTCGATCGGAGCCGCGCGCCGGAAGGCTGGATCCAGCTGGCTCCGCGGGGGCGGGGCACCTCCAACTGCTACAGCGCGGACCTGGCCCAGGACGATCTGCGCGAGGCCGTGGCCGATGTCCTCGCCCACTATCCCGTGGATCCGGAGCGGGTGTTTCTGGCGGGCTTCAGCATGGGCGGCTATGGCGTCTACCGCACGGCCCTGGCCCAGCCGGGGCGGTTCCGGGGCCTGGCGGTCCTGGCCGGGCAGCCCGACCTCGGTCCCCAGTGGCTGGGCGGGGGCCATCCGGATGCCCTCGATCCGGCGAACCTCGCGCGGCTGAAGGGCGAGACCTTCTTCATCGTCCATGGCATGGAGGACCGCAACTGCCCCTACGCCAAAACGGTCCAGATGGTCGAAGGATTGAAGGCCGCCGGGGCCAAGGTCACCTTCCTGGCCGAGCCGGGTCGGGGGCACGACGGCCCCAGCGCCGTAGGCGAGGCCCGCTACCTGGATTGGCTGCGGGAGCTCGCCAACTAGTGACTTCCGACCAGGACGGGAACGGGGCTTCCATCCGGCGGCCTGAGCCACTGGATGTCCAGCCAGGAGGCCATGGTGGGGGCCAGGTCCCAGAGGGCCACGGGGCCGAGGGAGCCGTGGCCGGCGCCCAGGACCACGAGCCAGGTGCGCATGGTCCTGGTGTCGGCGGTGTAGGCATGGGCACCGCGACGGCCGTGCAGCTCTTCAGCCTCCTCGCGGCTGGAGCGTGCCTTGGACAGCCACTGGCCTTCCCTGGCAAGGATCACCAGGTCGCCGACCCGGTCATTGCCCGCCAGGTGGAGTCTGCCGGGGACCTCATCCCGCCTCCAGGCCCTCAGTCCCGCGCGACGGAGGCGCGACAGGGCCTTCTCCGCATCCTGCGGGTGCTGGAGGTAGACGTAGGCGCTGCCGCCATGGGTCAGCAGATCGCAACCGATGCCGTCCAGCAGGCTGGGCAGGTGGATGCGGCGGCGCATGGGCGCCATGCCATGGTCCGCCGCGAGGATCACCTTCAGGCCCGGATGCGCGGCCAGCATGCGCTGGAGCCAGGGCGCCAGCTCGTCGTCCATCTGTCTCAGCTTGGTGGCGGTCTCGGCGCTGCGGGGGCCCTTCAGGTGGCCCTCCTCGTCGGTTCCGGAGAGGTAGGTCATGACCAGGCCCGCGCCATCCCGGAGCGCGGCCTCGCTGAAGGCCAGGGCCTCCGAATCCGGCCGGCCGAGGCGGAAGACCTCCAGGCGCCAGGGGCTCACGCCTTCCCAGGGGCCGGTGGCACCCACCCACTGGAAGACGGCGGTGCGGATGCCGCTGCGGGTGGCTGCGGCCCAGAGGGGTTCCCGTTGCACGTCCTCCGCGCGGGAGGCGACCGGCACCAGGGCCTTCGTGGCAGGATCCACATAGCCATTGGCCACCACGCCGTGGTGCTCCGGCCAGCAGCCCGTGGCCATGGTCACGTGGCCGTTGAAGGTGGTGGCGGGGAAGGGGGGGAGGCCCTGGCCGCGGCGGCCCTGCTCCGACAGCGCCCAGAGCTTGGGCATGGAGCGGGATGTGAACTGGTCCGCGCCCAGGCCATCCGCGCTGAGCAGGAGCACGGGCGGGGCGGCCTGGAGGGCAAGGGCGACCAGCAGAGGGAAAAAGGCGGCACGACGCATGGTCCCAGGGTAACAAGCTACCCTTGATTCATGACCACCCCCCGTTGGCCCTATCCCCTGCTCCGCCTCAAACCGGGCAAAGAGGCGTTGATCTCCAAGCGGCACCCCTGGGTGTTCTCGGGGGCGCTGGCCAAGCCCTCCGACGCGGCCCTGGTGCGGTTGGCGGACGATTCCGGCTGCGTGCTGGGCATCGGCACGGCCAGTCCGACGAATCCCCTGGCGGCTCGGATCTTCCGTTTCGAGGACGCGCCCCTGGACGAGGCCTTCTTCCGCGAGCGGTTCGAATCGGCCCTGGCCCTGAGGAAGGAGCTGGGCCTGTGGGATCCCGAAGGCGGCTGCCGCTGGATCTTCGGCGAGGGCGATGGCCTGCCGGGCCTGGTGGTCGATCGTTATGCCTCGGCCCTGGTGCTGCAGGTGGGCACGGCGGGCCTGGAGCTTCTGCGGGAGACCTGGTGGCCCATTCTCTTCGAGCTCGGCAAGCGCGAGGGCATCACGGCCTTCGTGGAGCGCAGCCAGTCCGGCCGCCGCGACGAGGGCCTGGATCCCGTGAACCGCCTGCTCAAGGGCAGCCTCGCGGGCCCGGTCACGGTTCGCGAAGGCGACGCCAAGCTCACCGTGGACCTGCTGCGCGGCCAGAAGACCGGCTTCTTCCTGGATCAGCGGGAGCATCGCCTGCAGCTGGGCCGGGTGTCGCAGGGCAAGCGCGTGCTCAACGCCTTCGGCTACACCGGTGGCTTCAGCATCCACGCTGGGTTGGGGGGCGCTGTGGAAGTCGCAACGCTGGACATCAGCGCCCCGGCCCTGGACCAGGCGGAGCGGGACTGGGCCGCCAACGGCCTGGATCCGGCCTCGCACATCCGCATGGAGGGTGATGCCTTCGAGCTCATGCGGCAGCTGGAGCCCCTGGGTTGGGACCGCGTCATCGTGGATCCGCCCGCCTTCGCCAAACAGCGCAAGGACGTGGACAAGGCCTTCAAGGCCTACAAGGACGTCTTCCGCCTGGGCGCCCGCGCCACCGCGCCCGGCGGCATGCTCTGGTGCTTCTCCTGCAGCCAGCACCTGGACCGCACCCGCTTCCAGGAAGCCGTGTGGACCGCGCTGCTCGAAGCCGGCCGCGAAGCCCGCGTGCTGGCACACCTGGGTCAGCCGTCGGATCATCCCTACGCCCTGAACCATCCCGAGGGGTTCTACCTCAAGGGGTTGTGGCTGAGCGTGGGTTAGCCCAAGCGCTCCACGGCCTCATCCACGCCCTTGGCATGCAGGGCGCCCAGGTTCAAGTCGAGCAGGTGGCTCAGCTTCACGTTGCCCATGGCGCCGAGCATGGAGGCCTTCAGCCGCGGGATGCTGCCTTCCATGGAGCCAATGAGTTCCTTCACCTGCTTGCGGCGGCTCTCGAGGCTGGAGCAGCCGCAGAGGGGGCAGCCGCAGGGCACGATGGGGAAGCCCCGCAGCCAGGCGTAGCGCTGCAGATCCTTCTCCTCGCAGGTGCCCAGGGGACGGATGACGGTGTTGGCGCCGTCGTCGCTCACGAGGCGCAGAGGCATGGTGCTGAGGCGCCCCTCGAAGAACAGGTTGATGAGCAGCGTCTCGATCAGGTCGTCCAGGTGGTGGCCCAGGGCGATCTTGGTGTAGCCGTGCTGCTTGGCGAAGGAGTAGAGCACCCCGCGCCGCAGCCGCGAACAGATGATGCAGGGCAGCTCCTCGGGCTTGCTGCGCACCATCTTGTCGATGGGGGCGGGGATCACGTGGTGGGGCACGCCCAGGCGTTCACAGACCTCGGCGATGGGATCGGGGTTGAACTGGGGGAAGCCCGGATCCACCGTGGCGGCTTCCACGGCGAAGGTCACGGGAGCCCGCTTCCGCAGCCGCTCCAGCACGTCCAGCAGGGCCCAGGAGTCCTTGCCGCCGCTGACGGCCACGAGGATGCGGTCGCCGTCCTCGATCAGGTTGTAGGCAGCGTTGGTTTCGCCGAGGCGCCGCGCGAGCTTCCGCTCCAGCTTGGGCAGGGTCTTGAGGTCAGCCTCGGTGGGTGGCAGGGCCAGGCTGGGCAGGGCGCAGGGATTGCTCACATCACGCCGCAGGCTTTGCGCTCACCCCGTACAATCTGGCCCTGGACGTCCTTCACGTATTCGGGGCAGGTGCAGTCGGGGCAGGTGTTGCTGGAGGTCTCGGAACACAGGTCCGCGAAGGTGACCTTCTCCATGAAGGCGGAGATGTGGTCGTTCAGCCGGTTCCAGAGCAGCTTGCTCATGCGTTCGTCGGCCAACAGCGTCTTGTTGGCGGTCCTGGGATCTTCCTTGGCGGCGGCATAGAAGCTGCTGTCCGTGAGGCGCAGCACCTCGCCCACGCTCACCTGGTTGCAGGGCCGCGTGAGGATGTAGCCGCCCTTGGGGCCACGGACGCTGGCGACGACACCGGCCTTCTTGAGCTTGTTGAAGATCTGTTCGAGGAAGGGCAGGGAGAGCTTCTGGCGCTCGGCGATCACGTGCAGGGGCACCGGCTGGCCGTGGCTGTGGTGAGCCAGGTCGAACAGGGCCTGCATGCTGTACCTGCCTCGGGCCGAGATCTTCACGAAGGGTGCTCCAGACTCCAGGCTAGTATTCCTGAGTGAATGAGTCAAGTTTATGAGCCTGGCTAGACTCGATTCCGGAGATCCCCATGAGAGCCGTCGTTCTGGCCTTGGCCACTTCCGTTCTGCTGGCACGGCAGCCGGCCGTCGTGGCGGCTCCTCCGCCCGGGGCGCTCCCCGCGGGACCCCTGCTGGATACCCGCGACGGCCAGCCGCTGCTGCTCGGCGAGACGACGGCCAAGGCCATCCTGGCCCACCGGGCGGCGTACCGCGACAACCTGGCCAAGGTGAAGGTGAACGCCAAGGTGAAGGCCCGCTGGCTGGCCGTCCGGCATCCTTTCACGCTGGTGGTGGCGTTCGGCTCCTGGTGCGCCGACAGCCAATACCACCTGCCGTACCTGCTGGCCCTGGAGGCGGACCCGAACCCCTTCATCGAGGTGTGCTACCTCGGCGTGAACCGGGACAAGAAGCTGGACCCCGGCGCCTGGCCGAAGGGTGTGGAACCCCAGGCTTTGCACCGTGTGCCGACCTTCTACCTGTTCGCCACCCAGCCCGGTGGCGCCCAGAAGCTGATGGGAACCGTGGTGGAGAACCCTCCCCGCGAGGGGCAGAGCATGGCCGAGGCACTGGTGGAGCTGGTGGAGGCGGCCACAAAGGCGCTTTAGCCCAGTATTCACGGGGAACGGCAGGCAACCGATGAAGTGGGCACCATGCGTTGGCGCTCCTTCATCCTGGCATTCAGCCTGCTCTCGGGCCTGTGGTCCGGGGACAGGGTCCTTGTGGGGGTGGACGAATGGACCACGCTGAACCCCCTGCTGGCAGGCCAGGATTCCGATTTCGAAGCGCTGGATCTCCTCTTCGATCGCCTGGTGACCATTGATGCCAAGGGGAACTACATACCTGAGCTGCTGGAGTCCTGGGTCATTCTCAGGGGCGGGCGGGAGGTGGTCCTCAAGCTCCGGCCCGGCATGACCTGGCACGATGGGAAACCCATCGAAGCCGCAGACGTGGTGTTCACATGGACGGCACTCCGGCTGCCCCGCGTGAGGCAGATCGCCGACACGGCCGGTGGCGTGACGAGCCTCGACAGCCTGACCGCCGAGGGTCCATTGACGGTGAGAATCAGGCTGAAGCGCCCCCGGGGCACCCTGCTGAACGACCTGTACAACTTCATCCCTGTTCCCAGGCATCTCTACCAGGTGGGCGCCAAGCCGAAGGATGCCCCCGTGAACTTCCAGCCGGTGGGGTCCGGGCCCTACCGGCTGGTGGGCACCGCCACGACCAAGCGGTTTGCCATGGTGCGCTGGGACGGCTACCACGGGGTCCACCCGGGCAAGGCCCTTTCATTCGAATACTGGGATGCCCCGAGAGACAAGACGCTCCTTCCCAACTTCGAAGCGGAGAAGGTCCACTACTCGAAAGCCAGCCAGCTTCCCCACTACCTGGTGCGCAAAGGCGCCCAGGGTAGCGGCCTGGTGCAGCCGATCTCGGTGCCCTATGCCTCCATCGGCGCCTACTTCCTGAACTGCGACCCCAAGCGCAGCCTGCTCGGTGATCTGGCCCTGAGACAGGTCATCGGGGAGCTCTCACCCTGGCGGGACCTGGCGCGGGCCAGGCGCTTCTTCCCGAGCCGACTCGCCAAGGGCTTCTGGCCGCCGGAAAGCTGGGCCCACGATCCGGAGCCGCGTCCCTTGCCCCAGGTGGATCGGGCCATGGCCATCCTGGATGCGGGCGGATGGAGGCCGGGGCCGGATGGCGTCCGCCGGGATGCGAAGGGCCGGCGTCTCGACCTGGTGCTCTACGAGCCCATCTCCCCCGTCCGTCCGAGTGCGGCTCATCTGCTGGCGGCGCAGGCGGCCCGGGTGGGGATGCACATCGAGGTCCGGACCATTTCGTTCGCGGACTTGACCGACAAGGCTTCGAACCATGACGGGGACATCTGGAACTTCGGATGGACCCTGGCCCTGGACCCCGACGTGGACAGCCCCCTGTTCACGCTCGAGGGATACCGGACCCGCGCGAACGTGAGCAGCTACCTGAACCCGGAGATCGATCGCCTGTTTGATGCCGGACGGCACACCCTCGATCCGGAGGCCCGGAAGCGCGTCTATCGGGAGATCTCACGCCTGATCGATCGGGACAAGCCCATCATCCCGATCGACTATTCGCAGACCCGGGTGCTGGTCCACCGGCGTCTCCAGGGGGTCACCTTCAACCTGCTGGGCCAGAGCTACGGCTTCTGGCCAGGACGGCGCGGCTGGATGCTGGAAGGCTCCTGATGCGCGGACTGCTGGCCTGTCTCTTCGCGGCGCTCTCCCTGGGGGCGCAGCCCATCTCGGTGGCGCTGGACAAGCCGGTCATGAGCCTGAATCCCCTCCTGCTCTCCCGTGAGGTCGAGGTCCAGGTGGTGGATCTGGTCTTCGACCGGCTGGTGGCCTTGGATGAACGCGGCGAGTTCGTCCCCCAGCTGCTCGAGGGGTGGGAGATCTCAAAGGATGGGCGGAATGTCCTGCTGAAGCTCCGCCCCGGCCTGACCTGGCAGGATGGCTCTCCCATCGAGGCCGAAGACCTGGTGGCAACCTGGCGCATGCTGTCGCTGCCCCAGGTGCGGAAGGTCAACGACCTGGTCGGCGTCCGCACCCTGGATAGCCTGGTGGCCGAAGGGCCGCATCGGGTGAGGATCCGCCTGAAGGCGGCCCGCGCCTCCCTGCTGTCGGATCTGTACAACTTCCAGCCCGTTCCCCGCCGGCGCTATGCGCAGGGCTCCGAAGAGCTGAAGCACCCCTTGAACTACGCACCCATCGGATCGGGGCCCTACCGCGTCCTGCCCGGCGCCCATGCGACGGAGATCCAGCTCCAGCTGTGGAGCGGCTACCACGGATCGCATCCTGGCCGCTGGGATGCATTCCGCTTCCGGGTCCAGCCACAGGACAAGGCCGAGTACGGAAGGCAGCTCCGGGCGCGGGAGTACCACTTCGGCGAGCTCGACTGGTTCCGCCACTACCTGCTTCGACGGGGCGCCTTTGGCGATGGCAGCCTCATCGCCCAATCCACGCCGTTGTCCTCGTTCAACACGTTCTGGTTCAACTGCAATCCCGAACGGAGCCTCCTGGGCGACGTGCGGCTGCGGAGGGCGCTCGCGGAGGCCCTGCCCTGGGAGTTCCTCAAGGCCCAGCGGAGGCTCCGGGCCGAGCGGCTGGCATCGAGCCTCTGGCCGCCCCAGAGCTGGGCCTTCGATCAGGCGGTGGCACCCCTCCCTCGGGCGGAACGGGCGGCGGCCATGCTGGAAGCGGCCGGCTGGAGGCTGGGTCCGGACGGGGTCCGCCGGGACGCCAAGGGGCGCCTGCTCCATCTCGTCATGTTCTCCGCCTGGGGCTACTCGGGACGGGACCATGCCGATGCCTTCTGCGATGCCCTCCGCAAGGTCGGAGTCGAGATCGATCTGCGGCGCACGCCCGTCGATGAGCCCTACACCATGTCCACCAAGGGGGAGGGGGACATCTGGGACTACGCCTGGAACACCGGTCTGGATCCGGACAATGAAAGCCCGCTGTTCTCGTCGGACGGCATTGCCAGCGGCAGCAATGTCACTGGATACCGGAACCCGGAGGTGGACCGCCTGTTCGAGAGGGGACGGCACGAACTGGACCCGGTTCGGCGACGGAGCCTCTACCTGAAGATCAACGAGCTCATCCAGAATGACCAGCCGTTGCTTCAGCTGACCTACGGCGTGGCCTACCTGGTCCTGGACCGGCGCCTGCGTGGCGTCGGATTCAATCCGCTCGGGCAGACCTACGGCTACGTGCCCGGTCGGCGGGGCTGGTGGCTGGATGGGTGATGGCGCCCGGTGTCAGAGCCGGTCGAAGCGGATGATCTCCACCTTGCCGGGCTTGGACTTGGGGGCCTCATCGCGCTCGCGTTCGGGGCGGGCTTCCCGCTCAGGACGGGCTTCCCGTTCCGGGCGGGCCTCGCGATGGGGGCGGGCCTCATGGCGGCGGGGCTGCTCGGGTGGGGGCTCCGGCCGGGGGGCGGCCTTGGGTGCTGCAGGCATGGGGGCCTGGCGTTCCCGGCCGGCCCAGACGGCACCCACCTGTTTGATGCGATCCACGAGCCGGGCCGGCTCCAGCACCTGGATGCCGTCGCCGAACTGCATGGCCCAGCGCGCGATGGCCCGGAGGTCCGTGGCGGAGAAGGTGACCAGGGCCTGGCCATCACCCTGATCCTCCAGCTTGAAGCTGGGGAAGGCGGGAGGCGCCTGTTTCACGGCGAAGACCCACTGCTTCGCCAGGCTGGCCTTCACGGCGATGGGTTCTCCACCCAGCCAGCCACCGATCTGGTTGGCGGGCGTGCCCTCGGCGTAGGGGCCCTGGGCCGCGCGGCCGACGCCCTCGACGGCATTGACCTCCGCCAGCAGGTCGACGCAGTGATGGCGCTCGGCGTTGTAGCGGCGGTCCCAGCCCCAGGCGTACCAGGCCTGGCTGAGGGCGTCGAAGGTGAGGTGCCGGGGTTCGAAGGTGCGGGGCGCATTGGCCTCGGCATCCGCGAAGATGAATTCCACGGCCCGGCCTTCGCAGATCGCGGTCAGGATGGCCTGGGCCAGGGGGGTCAGGACGGGAGAGGCCGGCGCCTTCACCACGGCTGGCTTGGGCTCGGGAGCAGGCTGGGCGGGGACCTCAGCGCTGGTTTCAACGGTCTTGGCCGCAGCCTTGGACGCCTTGGTTTTCGAAGGCGCCTTGGCAGCGGGCTTGGCCTTCGGCTCAGCGGCCTTGGTCTCGGCAACCTCGGTTTCGGCCACCTTGGGCTCGACGATCTTGGCTTCGGCCTTCTTGGCAGCGGCCTTTTTGGCCGGGGCGGCCTTGCTCTTGGGGACGGCTTCCTCCACCTTCTCGGTGGTGCTCACGGGCTTCTTGCGGGGGGTCTTGGTCACGGCCATGGGTGTCAGGCTCCTGGCCCATCATCACCCATTCCCGCCGGCAGGGTCCACCTCGCAATTCGGCCGCGGAGGTTCTCAGCCGCCGGAGCGCGGGTGCAGCTGGTCGTAGAGGGCGCGCAGGCGGGCCTGATGGACGTGGGTGTAGATCTGGGTCGTGCTGATGTCGGCGTGGCCGAGCATGGCCTGGACGGCGCGGAGGTCGGCGCCGTGATCCAGCAGGTGGGTGGCGAAGGCATGGCGGAGCACGTGGGGGCTCACGGCCGCGGCGCGGAGTCCTGCGGTACGCGCATAGCCTTTGAGCAGGCGCCAGAGGTGCTGGCGGGTGAGACCCTCGCCGCGCTGGCCCACGAAGAGCTCGCCACCCTTGGGCTTGAAGCCGGGCCGCAGGGTGAGCCAGGTCCGGATCCAGCGCTCCGCACCGGTGCCGAAGGGGATGAGCCGCTCCTTGCGGCCCTTGCCCGTCACCTTCAGGAAGCCCTCATCGAGGAACACGGACAAGGCCGGAAGCCCCGCCAGCTCGGAGACGCGCAGGCCCGAGGCGTAGAGGAGCTCCAGCCAGGCACGGTCCCGCACCCCCAGTGCCGTGGTCGTATCCGGGGCGTTGAGCAGGGCCTCGACCTGGCTTTCCCCCAGGGTGCGGGGCAGGATCCTTGGCGGTCGGGGCGGTTTCACGATGGCCTCGGGCCCCGCCCCGCCACCGCCCTCCATGCGGAGGAAGGTCAGGAAGGCCCGGAGGCTCGAACTCATCCGGGCGAGGCTGCGGGGCGCCTTGCCCGTGGCCTGCTGGGAAACGAGGAACGCCGTGAGCTGGTCGCGGGTGAGGGCCTCGGCAGGAACCTCCTGATCGCAGGCCCAGGCCGCCAGGTGGTTCAGGTCCGAGATGTAGCCCGACGTGGTATTGCCGGACAGGCCCCGCTCCACGGCCAGGTAGGTACGGAATTCCAGCAGGCTGGCGCTCCAGCCGAGGGGCCAGCCGTGTTCGGGTTCCTCGACAGTCCGGGGACGGGGCATGCCTCCATCCTCCATGGCTGGCAGGCAGGCGCAATCCATCTGTTCTTCAGGATTTGGAATCGGTGCTTTACCCAGGGTTTGGAAAATCGGCCCGGGGTGTGTTAGGGTTTCCAGGTTCGTTTGGAGGAGCCCCCGATGGCTGATGTGCGCAAGAAGGTCATTGCTATTATCGCTGAGCAGCTGGCCAAGCCCGAAGATTCCATTTCCGAATCCAGCCACTTCGTGGACGATCTCGGCGCCGACAGTCTCGATACCGTCGAGATCATCATGGCGATCGAGGAGGCCTTCAGCCTCGAGATCCCCGAGAGCGAGCAGGAGAAGATCCGCACCGTGGGCGATGCGATCTCCTACATCGAGAAGCACGCGAAGGCTTGATCCTTACGCGTATTGACGTGCCGCAGCGCCCCCCATGGCCCTGCGGCACGTTTGTTTTCCCGAGCCTACCCGAGGTGAACCCATGACCAGGACCGTCCAACGCCGCCGCGTCGTCATCACCGGCATGGGGACCGTGAACCCCTGCGGCCTCACTGTGCCCGAGACCTGGGACAACCTGCTGGCCGGCAGGAGCGGCATCGCCACCATCGACCGCTTCGACGTCACCGATTTCGCCTGCAAGATCGCGGGCCAGGTGAAGGGTTTCAACCCCGATCTGTTCATCGACAAGAAGGAACAGAAGAAGATGGACATCTTCATCCACTACGCCCTGGGCGCGGCCCATGAGGCCTGGGTGGATGCGGGCTTCGACCAGGTCGAGCTCACCAAGGCCGAGCGCGAGGTGTTCGGCACCTACATCGGCAGCGGCATCGGCGGCCTCAGCACCATCTGGGACGAGGCCAACGGCTACCGCGGTCCCCGCCGCACCAGCCCCTTCTTCATCCCCAGCCTCATCGTGAATCTCGCCAGTGGCCAGGCCAGCATCAAGTACGGCCTGCAGGGCCCCAACAGCGCCGTGGCCACCGCCTGCGCCACGGGCGCCCACGCCATCGGCGACGCGGCGCGG contains these protein-coding regions:
- a CDS encoding alkaline phosphatase family protein yields the protein MRRAAFFPLLVALALQAAPPVLLLSADGLGADQFTSRSMPKLWALSEQGRRGQGLPPFPATTFNGHVTMATGCWPEHHGVVANGYVDPATKALVPVASRAEDVQREPLWAAATRSGIRTAVFQWVGATGPWEGVSPWRLEVFRLGRPDSEALAFSEAALRDGAGLVMTYLSGTDEEGHLKGPRSAETATKLRQMDDELAPWLQRMLAAHPGLKVILAADHGMAPMRRRIHLPSLLDGIGCDLLTHGGSAYVYLQHPQDAEKALSRLRRAGLRAWRRDEVPGRLHLAGNDRVGDLVILAREGQWLSKARSSREEAEELHGRRGAHAYTADTRTMRTWLVVLGAGHGSLGPVALWDLAPTMASWLDIQWLRPPDGSPVPVLVGSH
- a CDS encoding class I SAM-dependent rRNA methyltransferase → MTTPRWPYPLLRLKPGKEALISKRHPWVFSGALAKPSDAALVRLADDSGCVLGIGTASPTNPLAARIFRFEDAPLDEAFFRERFESALALRKELGLWDPEGGCRWIFGEGDGLPGLVVDRYASALVLQVGTAGLELLRETWWPILFELGKREGITAFVERSQSGRRDEGLDPVNRLLKGSLAGPVTVREGDAKLTVDLLRGQKTGFFLDQREHRLQLGRVSQGKRVLNAFGYTGGFSIHAGLGGAVEVATLDISAPALDQAERDWAANGLDPASHIRMEGDAFELMRQLEPLGWDRVIVDPPAFAKQRKDVDKAFKAYKDVFRLGARATAPGGMLWCFSCSQHLDRTRFQEAVWTALLEAGREARVLAHLGQPSDHPYALNHPEGFYLKGLWLSVG
- the ttcA gene encoding tRNA 2-thiocytidine(32) synthetase TtcA, giving the protein MSNPCALPSLALPPTEADLKTLPKLERKLARRLGETNAAYNLIEDGDRILVAVSGGKDSWALLDVLERLRKRAPVTFAVEAATVDPGFPQFNPDPIAEVCERLGVPHHVIPAPIDKMVRSKPEELPCIICSRLRRGVLYSFAKQHGYTKIALGHHLDDLIETLLINLFFEGRLSTMPLRLVSDDGANTVIRPLGTCEEKDLQRYAWLRGFPIVPCGCPLCGCSSLESRRKQVKELIGSMEGSIPRLKASMLGAMGNVKLSHLLDLNLGALHAKGVDEAVERLG
- a CDS encoding Rrf2 family transcriptional regulator gives rise to the protein MKISARGRYSMQALFDLAHHSHGQPVPLHVIAERQKLSLPFLEQIFNKLKKAGVVASVRGPKGGYILTRPCNQVSVGEVLRLTDSSFYAAAKEDPRTANKTLLADERMSKLLWNRLNDHISAFMEKVTFADLCSETSSNTCPDCTCPEYVKDVQGQIVRGERKACGVM
- a CDS encoding thioredoxin family protein; the protein is MRAVVLALATSVLLARQPAVVAAPPPGALPAGPLLDTRDGQPLLLGETTAKAILAHRAAYRDNLAKVKVNAKVKARWLAVRHPFTLVVAFGSWCADSQYHLPYLLALEADPNPFIEVCYLGVNRDKKLDPGAWPKGVEPQALHRVPTFYLFATQPGGAQKLMGTVVENPPREGQSMAEALVELVEAATKAL
- a CDS encoding ABC transporter substrate-binding protein, encoding MRWRSFILAFSLLSGLWSGDRVLVGVDEWTTLNPLLAGQDSDFEALDLLFDRLVTIDAKGNYIPELLESWVILRGGREVVLKLRPGMTWHDGKPIEAADVVFTWTALRLPRVRQIADTAGGVTSLDSLTAEGPLTVRIRLKRPRGTLLNDLYNFIPVPRHLYQVGAKPKDAPVNFQPVGSGPYRLVGTATTKRFAMVRWDGYHGVHPGKALSFEYWDAPRDKTLLPNFEAEKVHYSKASQLPHYLVRKGAQGSGLVQPISVPYASIGAYFLNCDPKRSLLGDLALRQVIGELSPWRDLARARRFFPSRLAKGFWPPESWAHDPEPRPLPQVDRAMAILDAGGWRPGPDGVRRDAKGRRLDLVLYEPISPVRPSAAHLLAAQAARVGMHIEVRTISFADLTDKASNHDGDIWNFGWTLALDPDVDSPLFTLEGYRTRANVSSYLNPEIDRLFDAGRHTLDPEARKRVYREISRLIDRDKPIIPIDYSQTRVLVHRRLQGVTFNLLGQSYGFWPGRRGWMLEGS
- a CDS encoding ABC transporter substrate-binding protein; its protein translation is MRGLLACLFAALSLGAQPISVALDKPVMSLNPLLLSREVEVQVVDLVFDRLVALDERGEFVPQLLEGWEISKDGRNVLLKLRPGLTWQDGSPIEAEDLVATWRMLSLPQVRKVNDLVGVRTLDSLVAEGPHRVRIRLKAARASLLSDLYNFQPVPRRRYAQGSEELKHPLNYAPIGSGPYRVLPGAHATEIQLQLWSGYHGSHPGRWDAFRFRVQPQDKAEYGRQLRAREYHFGELDWFRHYLLRRGAFGDGSLIAQSTPLSSFNTFWFNCNPERSLLGDVRLRRALAEALPWEFLKAQRRLRAERLASSLWPPQSWAFDQAVAPLPRAERAAAMLEAAGWRLGPDGVRRDAKGRLLHLVMFSAWGYSGRDHADAFCDALRKVGVEIDLRRTPVDEPYTMSTKGEGDIWDYAWNTGLDPDNESPLFSSDGIASGSNVTGYRNPEVDRLFERGRHELDPVRRRSLYLKINELIQNDQPLLQLTYGVAYLVLDRRLRGVGFNPLGQTYGYVPGRRGWWLDG
- a CDS encoding helix-turn-helix transcriptional regulator; amino-acid sequence: MAVTKTPRKKPVSTTEKVEEAVPKSKAAPAKKAAAKKAEAKIVEPKVAETEVAETKAAEPKAKPAAKAPSKTKASKAAAKTVETSAEVPAQPAPEPKPAVVKAPASPVLTPLAQAILTAICEGRAVEFIFADAEANAPRTFEPRHLTFDALSQAWYAWGWDRRYNAERHHCVDLLAEVNAVEGVGRAAQGPYAEGTPANQIGGWLGGEPIAVKASLAKQWVFAVKQAPPAFPSFKLEDQGDGQALVTFSATDLRAIARWAMQFGDGIQVLEPARLVDRIKQVGAVWAGRERQAPMPAAPKAAPRPEPPPEQPRRHEARPHREARPEREARPEREARPERERDEAPKSKPGKVEIIRFDRL
- a CDS encoding tyrosine recombinase; this encodes MPRPRTVEEPEHGWPLGWSASLLEFRTYLAVERGLSGNTTSGYISDLNHLAAWACDQEVPAEALTRDQLTAFLVSQQATGKAPRSLARMSSSLRAFLTFLRMEGGGGAGPEAIVKPPRPPRILPRTLGESQVEALLNAPDTTTALGVRDRAWLELLYASGLRVSELAGLPALSVFLDEGFLKVTGKGRKERLIPFGTGAERWIRTWLTLRPGFKPKGGELFVGQRGEGLTRQHLWRLLKGYARTAGLRAAAVSPHVLRHAFATHLLDHGADLRAVQAMLGHADISTTQIYTHVHQARLRALYDQLHPRSGG
- the acpP gene encoding acyl carrier protein, whose protein sequence is MADVRKKVIAIIAEQLAKPEDSISESSHFVDDLGADSLDTVEIIMAIEEAFSLEIPESEQEKIRTVGDAISYIEKHAKA